The sequence CCGCACCGGCTTGCGCTTCGAGGTGCAGCGCGCGCCCTGGTCGCGGGGGCTGGCGGCCCTGGAGCGGGGCTCGGCGGACCTGATGACCGGCCTGGCCAAGACCCCCGAGCGTGAAGCCTACATCGACTACCTCGAACGTCCCTATTTCACCTGCGCGCCGCGCTTCTACGGTTTGCCGGAACAGGCGCAAGGCATCACCGGCTATCCGCAGCTGGGCCAGTACGACATCGGCTACGTACGGGGATCGGCCTACTTCGAACCCTTCGACTCCGACCGCTCGTTGCGCAAGGTCGGTGTCGGCAACGAAGGGCAATTGCTCGACATGCTGCGCCACAAGCGCTTGCAACTGGTGATAGGCACCGACTGCCAGGTGGACTACGAGCTGCTGAGCGACCCGCAACTGGCCGGCCGCATCGTCAAGCTGGCCTATCGGCCGCCGGCGCGCACCGAGCTGTTCATCGGCTTCTCCCGCCAGCGTCCGCTGCAGGCGCAGCGCGAGGCGATCGCCCAGGCACTGGGACAGATGATCGATGAAGGCTGGGTACTGGACGCCGCGCGGCGCTACGGCCCCGGCGCTCAGTGAGCGTGGGGCTCGACGTAGAGCTCGTAACCCGCATCCAGCT is a genomic window of Pseudomonas resinovorans NBRC 106553 containing:
- a CDS encoding ABC transporter substrate-binding protein — translated: MQLGVVLWSMQAAFSRAWRRLWPAGLLLLPGLAGAAEPVTLRVMTDFWPPFRIAGDDGQLRGLDMDLLAELERRTGLRFEVQRAPWSRGLAALERGSADLMTGLAKTPEREAYIDYLERPYFTCAPRFYGLPEQAQGITGYPQLGQYDIGYVRGSAYFEPFDSDRSLRKVGVGNEGQLLDMLRHKRLQLVIGTDCQVDYELLSDPQLAGRIVKLAYRPPARTELFIGFSRQRPLQAQREAIAQALGQMIDEGWVLDAARRYGPGAQ